A window of the Cannabis sativa cultivar Pink pepper isolate KNU-18-1 chromosome X, ASM2916894v1, whole genome shotgun sequence genome harbors these coding sequences:
- the LOC133031985 gene encoding uncharacterized protein LOC133031985: MDSSVFVPVLYDGVWTLEGFNWVFDSSKSKTLILDVDCTLKKLREVLHEELEVDPLVYELKLEVLYMYMKGTKFPPEVLVKDSQLRVFLSMKAKMSVDNLLPLFVTKVKKNVNLEQTPRNVTPRSVVGTFVPETEMGVGLDEQVGTNVDDERVGIEFHHSDEFDAPFYNNDPVVDLGVDDDVATDVPPLRMELTPSNQVERQRRPPRSENRQTPGTSSSRPGPSDSAPVSEFEVSTKFKPLVWTREDIEENNVYTTSLSGTPSGEIYLGKLYKNKEELKNVVGRLRGKKKALCDMFEVTVFHNEHTCNLDSRHSDHRQAAPWVIGHIIKNKYTSDGSNYKAKDIQRDMFDEYGIKMSYEKAWRCREKAVMYKRGTPAESYTKLYGYFYMLERRIRALLPTLSARITSVQKHATVHASSILLMNVNHKFKADVCNKQIWLAAYAWNKTECDRHFEVLKQMDPAHCYIRRANRV, from the exons ATGG ATTCATCTGTATTTGTGCCTGTACTGTATGATGGCGTTTGGACTTTGGAGGGTTTCAACTGGGTATTTGATTCCTCAAAAAGTAAGACATTGATATTGGACGTTGACTGTACACTGAAAAAGTTGCGTGAAGTTTTGCATGAAGAGTTGGAGGTGGACCCCTTGGTGTATGAATTGAAGTTAGAAGTTCTTTACATGTACATGAAAGGCACTAAGTTTCCACCTGAGGTTTTAGTGAAAGATAGTCAACTACGAGTGTTCTTGAGCATGAAGGCAAAAATGAGTGTGGACAACTTGTTGCCACTATTTGTGACAAAGGTGAAGAAGAATGTGAATTTGGAGCAGACTCCCCGAAATGTAACCCCTAGAAGTGTTGTTGGGACCTTTGTCCCAGAAACTGAAATGGGGGTTGGTTTGGACGAGCAAGTTGGCACTAATGTAGATGATGAGAGAGTGGGTATCGAATTTCATCATTCAGATGAGTTCGATGCTCCCTTTTACAACAATGATCCTGTGGTTGATTTGGGTGTGGATGATGATGTGGCTACAGATGTACCTCCCCTGAGGATGGAACTAACTCCAAGCAACCAAGTAGAGCGACAAAGAAGACCCCCCCGTAGTGAGAATCGCCAAACACCAGGAACTAGTAGCAGTCGGCCAGGTCCTTCTGATAGTGCTCCTGTATCTGAATTTGAAGTTTCTACTAAATTCAAACCTCTTGTGTGGACAAGGGAAGACATAGAGGAAAATAATGTGTATACAACATCTCTTAGTGGTACGCCTTCAGGGGAGATATATCTTGGCAAGTTGTACAAAAACAAGGAAGAATTGAAGAATGTAGTTGGTAG attaaGGGGGAAGAAGAAGGCACTTTGTGACATGTTTGAGGTTACTGTGTTTCACaacgaacacacatgtaacttggATTCTAGACATTCTGATCACCGGCAAGCAGCACCGTGGGTCATTGGTCACattattaagaacaagtacacaTCTGATGGATCTAACTACAAAGCaaaagacatacagagggatATGTTTGATGAATATGGCATCAAGATGAGTtatgagaaagcttggagatGTAGAGAGAAGGCAGTTATGTACAAGAGGGGTACTCCAGCAGAATCTTATACGAAATTATATGGTTACTTCTACATGCTGGAACGAAGAATCCGAGCACTATTACCGACATTGTCGGCGAGGATAACTTcggttcaa AAGCATGCCACTGTGCATGCTTCAAGCATATTACTTATGAATGTCAATCACAAGTTTAAGGCTGATGTatgcaacaagcaaatatgGCTTGCAGCTTACGCATGGAACAAGACGGAATGTGATAGGCATTTTGAGGTCTTGAAACAGATGGACCCTGCCCATTGCTACATACGTCGAGCAAATAGGGTTTGA
- the LOC115703193 gene encoding extra-large guanine nucleotide-binding protein 1 — translation MAAIFRKLRPTATSSVPVHEEEDTFNVEYSIALEYHGPPVTYNIPHAAPVDFDHIPTAAAATVVASASLLNDSSVPVIQPIMKRKAETRPEAVTQAVIRSNSNKDPRLTESSLRFSGNLQISDDILGAGEEANEGFEDYMNPTNWESTESGLSSRSLSSEVFSHKAEDEDCGGETPHHVRRISVVTFRDPDSNDVVENTEWSEYGEVQAVEQRPVAVRTGKKGSCYRCHTGNRFTEKEVCIVCGAKYCASCVLRAMGSMPEGRKCVTCIGYRIDESRRWTLGKRSRLLKRLLTDLEVEQIMKSELLSKANQLPSNLVFVNGEPLSQEELVRLQSCSNPPRKLKPGSYWYDNVSGFWGKQGRVYNQIISPQLNIGGHINKNASNGNTNIMINNREITKIERRILQLAGVPCEGNIHYWVDRDGSYQEEGMNNVLGKIWDKVTVKIACAVLSLPIPSDPSNSSTEEKDTALTTPNQFEEKIVYKFLLVGSDRSGTSTIFKQAKLLYNVPFTEDERQSIKWMIQAKLYSYLGILLEGRDRFEEECLFEMEKDKLNQPGPSEVTGETEQTTIYSIGKRLKAFSDWLLKVMASGNLDAIFPAATREYAQFVEDLWNDPAIQETYNRRNELEMLPQNASYFLNRAAEISRADYTPSDMDILYAEGMTPSNGVASVEFSCQKMEQESMVDGLSHSDPTMRCQLIRVHPKSLGENCKWLQMFEDVDIVLFCISLSDYDEFVDDGNGDLVNKMMASKHLFESIVTHPSFEKKEFLLLLNKYDLLEEKIECATICPLSTCEWFQDFQPVTSSNPSSSSSSNTNTNNTTLAHRAFQYVAMKFKTLFHSLTDRKLFVSLINGLEYDTVDEALRYGGEILKWVEEKPKLLADQQISSTSIEASSSS, via the exons ATGGCAGCCATTTTCAGAAAATTGCGTCCAACAGCCACTTCTTCAGTTCCCGTTCACGAGGAAGAAGATACTTTTAACGTTGAATACTCTATAGCCTTGGAATATCATGGCCCTCCCGTAACTTACAATATTCCACACGCTGCCCCCGTTGACTTTGACCACATCCCAACAGCCGCAGCGGCCACCGTGGTCGCTTCGGCCTCTCTGCTCAACGATTCTTCAGTCCCGGTAATTCAACCAATCATGAAAAGGAAGGCGGAGACTCGACCTGAAGCGGTGACGCAAGCTGTGATTCGTTCAAACTCAAACAAAGACCCAAGGTTAACAGAGAGTAGTCTCAGATTTTCTGGCAACCTACAAATATCCGATGACATTCTCGGCGCTGGAGAGGAAGCTAATGAAGGTTTTGAGGATTACATGAACCCCACGAACTGGGAATCGACGGAATCTGGTTTAAGCTCGCGGAGTCTCTCGTCTGAGGTTTTCTCTCACAAGGCGGAAGACGAAGACTGCGGAGGTGAGACTCCTCACCATGTGAGAAGGATTTCAGTGGTGACGTTCCGCGATCCGGACTCGAACGACGTCGTTGAGAATACAGAGTGGAGTGAGTATGGTGAGGTTCAGGCTGTGGAACAGAGGCCTGTAGCCGTGAGAACAGGGAAAAAGGGGTCCTGTTATAGATGCCATACAGGGAATCGATTCACTGAGAAAGAGGTTTGCATTGTGTGTGGAGCTAAGTACTGTGCCAGTTGTGTGCTCAGAGCTATGGGGTCAATGCCTGAAGGAAGAAAATGCGTTACCTGTATTGGTTATAGGATTGATGAATCAAGAAGATGGACACTGGGAAAGCGTTCAAGGTTGCTTAAGAGATTACTCACTGATTTAGAGGTAGAGCAGATAATGAAATCGGAGTTGTTGAGTAAAGCCAATCAGCTTCCTTCAAATTTGGTCTTTGTTAATGGCGAGCCTCTTAGTCAAGAAGAGTTGGTTCGGTTGCAGAGTTGCTCAAACCCACCAAGAAAGTTAAAACCCGGTTCTTATTGGTACGATAATGTGTCAGGCTTTTGGGGAAAG CAAGGACGAGTGTATAACCAAATTATTAGTCCCCAGCTTAACATTGGGGGTCATATTAACAAAAATGCTAGCAATGGGAACACCAATATTATGATAAACAATAGAGAGATTACCAAAATAGAGCGCCGAATACTGCAG TTGGCAGGTGTGCCTTGTGAGGGAAATATTCACTATTGGGTAGACCGAGATGGGTCctatcaagaagaaggaatgaACAATGTCCTAGGCAAAATATGGGATAAA GTTACAGTCAAGATAGCTTGTGCTGTCTTGTCTTTGCCAATTCCTTCTGATCCTTCTAACTCATCAACGGAAGAAAAGGACACCGCTCTCACAACACCAAATCAGTTTGAGGAGAAAATAGTTTACAAGTTTCTATTAGTGGGTTCTGATCGGAGTGGAACAAGTACAATATTTAAACAG GCTAAGCTTCTGTACAATGTTCCATTCACTGAAGACGAAAGGCAAAGCATTAAATGGATGATTCAAGCCAAGTTGTACAGCTATCTTGGCATACTGCTAGAGGGACGAGACAGATTCGAAGAGGAATGTTTGTTTGAGATGGAAAAGGACAAGCTCAATCAACCCGGTCCTTCAG AGGTTACAGGGGAGACTGAGCAAACTACCATCTATTCAATTGGCAAACGATTGAAAGCTTTCTCAGATTGGCTGCttaaagtgatggcttcaggtaATTTGGACGCCATATTTCCAGCTGCTACTCGTGAATATGCACAGTTCGTTGAGGATCTGTGGAATGACCCAGCCATTCAAGAAACATACAACCGAAGAAATGAACTCGAAATGCTTCCCCAAAATGCTTCATATTTCCTAAACCGG GCTGCTGAGATTTCAAGAGCAGATTACACTCCCTCTGACATGGATATCTTGTATGCTGAGGGAATGACCCCATCCAACGGTGTTGCTTCGGTAGAGTTTTCATGTCAAAAGATGGAGCAAGAGAGCATGGTGGACGGTCTTTCACATAGTGATCCCACGATGAG GTGCCAACTCATAAGAGTTCATCCAAAAAGCTTGGGAGAAAACTGCAAGTGGCTGCAGATGTTTGAAGACGTAGACATAGTGCTGTTCTGCATTTCTCTATCGGACTACGATGAGTTTGTAGATGATGGAAATGGAGACCTGGTTAACAAGATGATGGCGAGCAAGCACCTCTTCGAAAGCATAGTAACTCACCCGTCATTTGAGAAGAAAGAATTCCTTCTACTACTCAACAAGTATGATCTGCTAGAGGAGAAGATTGAGTGTGCCACGATTTGCCCACTTTCCACCTGCGAATGGTTTCAGGACTTCCAGCCAGTGACCAGCTCCAATCctagcagcagcagcagcagcaacaCTAACACTAATAACACCACTTTGGCTCACAGAGCATTTCAGTATGTTGCCATGAAGTTCAAAACATTGTTCCATTCTTTGACTGATAGAAAGCTCTTTGTCTCTTTAATTAATGGATTGGAGTACGATACTGTAGATGAAGCTCTTAGATATGGTGGCGAGATTCTCAAATGGgttgaagaaaaaccaaaattgcTTGCTGATCAGCAGATTTCTTCTACTAGCATTGAGGCTAGTTCTTCCTCATAA